The genomic interval GTGAGTTCTACATATATTTAGGATAATAATCTCTCATCTGATGTACTGTCGGTGAATATCTTCACCCATTCAGGTGGTTATCTAAACTAGGTCTTTTAAACTAAGCAGTTCTAGACAGAACTAGTGACTACAGAAATAGAAGTAAGATAAGCGGGGATGGGGAGATTGCTAAACCATCAGCCAGCTAACCCTCTGGGTGAGGAAAGATCCTGGCTAGGAAGGGGAACGGTGCATACTAGTAGTCTGCCCTTCCCTCCTGCTGTAAcagctccttttttctttctctgtctcaatcCCAGGTACAAAGAACGGCACCAGGTGCAGTTGTTGGGGCGAGGCTTCATTGCAGGCATTGACCTAAAGCAGCAGAAACGAGAGCAGTCACGTTTCTATGGAGACCTAATGGAGAAGAGGCGGACACTGGAAGAAAAGGAGCAGGAGGAGTGAGTGGTCAGGGCTGAGGTGGTTGGGCAGAGCCCGGAGTGTACAGAAAAGAATTGGGGATACtgatcccacttttttttttaagtgagaggggaaatacagagactcccgcatgcaccctgactgggatccacctggcaacccccgtctggggctgatgctctactcatctggggctgcttgcaaccgagctatttttagcgcgtCAGGTGGAGGTTtgatggagccatgctcagcatctggggcagatgtgctcggatcaatcgagccatggctgtgggaggagaagagagagagagagagaagtgggggtgggggagcagatggttgcctttcctgtgtgccctgaccgggaatcaaacctgggacttcctcgtACTagttgacgctctaccgctgagccaactggccagagccagtctCACCTATTCTTCATGAATCTTCTCCAGAGCAAGACTTCGCAAACTTCGTAAGAAGGAAGCCAAGCAGCGCTGGGATGATCGTCATTGGTCCCAGAAGAAGTTAGATGAGATGACAGACAGGGACTGGCGGATCTTCCGTGAGGACTACAGTATTACCACCAAAGGTGGCAAGATCCCTAATCCCATCCGATCCTGGAAAGACTCTTCTCTGCCCCCACATATCTTGGAGGTCATTGATAAGTGTGGCTACAAGGTAAGGAGTGGCAGATTGGTCCAAAGACCTGGTATGTCCCTGTGTTGTAAGGGATACAGACTTTGTTCCTTGATTATATGGTGCCTTCTCTGTAAGTGGACAACAAGGTAATATTGTCTGTTACTTTCTGGTGGAAGTATTGGCCTTTGGTGATTGTGTTTCTTCTCAGGTCCCCATTCCTATGAACCGTGTTTGACGTCCTCTCATTGTGCTAGCATATGTGCCCACTGTTAACAGTAGTAGCCCAAGTACTATAATTCTGCCTGTACCCATTACTCTCTCTGGGTCACCGCAGGAACCAACACCTATCCAGCGTCAGGCAATTCCCATTGGGCTACAGAATCGTGACATCATTGGTGTGGCTGAGACTGGCAGTGGCAAAACAGCAGCCTTCCTCATTCCGTTGCTGGTCTGGATCACTACTCTTCCCAAAATTGACAGGTGAGGTCATCTGACAGCAGTTGGAGTGGGTTTGACTAGGTAGGGGTGGTTAAAGTGATAAATgagtgtttggttttctttttaagtctaTAGTCAGAAGCCCATTCTTTAGTCTGAGCCAGATAATAGGGGATAACTGGATCATAATATCAGAGAAGTGTGTGATTTTATTGCTGGCTTTGAACACTCCCTGGAGAACTTGGCTATCCCAGagtctctgacttttttttttttttgtacctttctgaagctggaaacggggagagacagtcagacagactcccgcatgcgcccgactgggatccacccggcacgcccaccaggggcgatgctctgcctaccagggggtgatgctctgccacgaccagagccactccagcgcctggggcagaggccaaggagccatccccagtgcccgggccatccctgctccaatggagcctcggctgcgggaggggaagagagagacagagaggaaggagggggggggggtggagaagcaaatgggcacctctcccatgtgccctggccgggaatcgaacccgggtcccccgcacgccaggcggacgctccaccgctgagccaaccggccagggccccagagtcTCTGACTTTTAAGGAATCACTGCACCCTCTTCCCATCACCGTCTGCATTCCATAGCTGTCCTTAAGTGtgactttgtcttgttcctgtttATGATTGGATGGGAACCAAAGCTCATGAAACTGTGGGATGCCCCATTTACCACAGGATCGAAGAGTCAGACCAAGGCCCTTATGCTATCATCCTGGCCCCCACTCGTGAGTTGGCTCAGCAGATTGAGGAAGAGACCATCAAGTTTGGGAAGCCACTAGGCATCCGCACTGTGGCTGTCATTGGCGGCATCTCCAGAGAAGACCAGGGCTTCAGACTGCGCATGGGTTGCGAGGTTTGTTCACCTGGCCAGTAGCCAGCCCGCCATTTGGGCTGTGCTTTTCTGGGGCTCTGATTCTAGTTTCTGTCAGACATCCAGTCAAATGAAGAAAAGGGCTGGTTTATATAGATGTACTGTTATATTAAGAACTTATGCACCAGGGATTGTACTTGAGCATTGTTAATTCTCACAACCATGAGAGTAGGTGGAggaatctccattttacaaatgaagctgAGGCTCAGGGTAACAACTTGTCCACAGTCACACACAGCTGGCAATGGGCAGAGCTGTGTCCATTGTTCAGATTCTGGGCTCTTAATCACTCCACCAGACCAAGTCATTGATGCTGTGTGTTGCCACCTTCTCAGAATAGAGAAGGAGAGCTTTTTATAAGAAGTTTGATGTAGGAATTGAATTTTCTGCAAACTTCTTAGTGTAATCATTTTACCTAACTCCTTCCACAGTAtccctttgtctctttcttctaaGAAGGTTCCTTCTGATTTTGTCTCCTCTGTTTAACCCCTGTATCTTATTCAGAAACCCTTCGTCCTGGAAAAATCTGAAATGGCAACAAGTGGTTTTGTGCTAGTTCTCAGGAACCTTCATTGCCAAACATAATTAGAGGTTGGGGTCCAAGTTACTTAGCATTGGTTTTCTGTTGTCCAAGTGGGTGGATAGtttagggaagggagaagaaggggtTACTTGCTGGGGCTATATATGATTCCATGGTACCCCCCAGATTGTGATCGCTACCCCAGGACGTCTGATTGATGTGCTGGAAAATCGCTATCTGGTGCTAAGCCGCTGTACCTACGTGGTTCTGGATGAGGCGGATAGGATGATTGACATGGGCTTTGAGCCAGACGTCCAGAAGATCCTGGAGCACATGCCTGTCAGCAATCAGAAGCCAGACACGGATGAGGCAGAGGACCCTGAGAAGATGTTGGCCAACTTTGAGTCAGGAAAACATAAGTACCGCCAGGTGAGCCTGCTTCCCTGAGCTGGAGTCGGGCAAGTTGGCAAACCTGCTCTCAGACCAGCCCTCCTTGTCTTAGGTGGGCCCAGAGTACTTGTTTCCTAAATGGTGAGGCCTGCCTGTTTAGCCTTCTGACTGTCCTAACTATAGCCGTTTAGCTTAGCCCCGGAAAAATGATTCCAAGCAGTCCTGGTGCCACCCAGCATAGATGGTGGCAACTGCTCTCAGCTCTTCTGTCATAAGATGTCAAGtgtttgaccaggcagtggcgcagtggatagagtgtcggactgtgatgcggagcacccaggttcgagaccccaaggttgccagctagagtgcgggctcatctggtttgagcaaaagctcaccagcttgaacccaaggtcgctggctcaagcaaggggtcactcggtctgctgtagccccccagtcaaggcacatatgagaaagcaatcaatgaacaactaaggtgtagcaacgaaaaactgatgattgatgcttctcatccctctccgttcctgtctgtctgtccctacctatcccattctctgactccctgtttctgtaaaaaaaaaaaaaaaaaaagatgtcaagtACAGATACTAAAGAAAGAAGTGGGAAGGCAAAGGACACTGTTTACTAAGGTGGTGGCTATGAAAGTTTACACTGTGGCTCATTTCGATTCTTCAGCCTGGGCTGTGCTGCCTGTGGTGATGGTAGGATATGTGATTGCGTCTTCCTGGGCCCAAGGCTGAGCCTCCTGTTTTCATAGACGGTCATGTTCACGGCCACCATGCCCCCAGCTGTGGAGCGTCTGGCCCGGAGCTATCTTCGGCGACCTGCTGTGGTGTACATTGGCTCTGCAGGCAAGCCTCATGAACGTGTGGAACAGAAGGTCTTTCTCATGTCAGAGTCAGAGAAGAGGTATGGGGGCAGCTGAGACAGGGGAAACGGGATGGAGAAGGGGCTCTTTCAGGGTGAGTGGTGACCAGAGGGCAATTGTTCTGCTTTGTTGAAGAGCTTCTGTTTTCCTATTGAGGATGCCATGGGCTTTGAGGAGCCTGGAATCGATGTTTTTAGATCAAGGTTGGCTATTTCACTTGGAGTGGGAAGTATTATGCatctcatttttctcctcttctttccagGAAAAAGCTGCTGGCAATCTTGGAGCAAGGCTTTGATCCACCCATCATCATTTTTGTCAACCAGAAGAAGGGCTGTGATGTTTTGGCCAAATCCCTGGAGAAGATGGGGGTGTGTCTGGCAGTGGAGGGCAAAGTCTGGTCTCTTTGGCACTGCTTTATGAGATTAGGGGGGCCCCCTAGgctctagttttttgtttgtctgtctgtttatttgtttgttttttaatgagagacCTACatggggacagacacaggaagggagagagatgagaattatctactcatagttgcggcacattagttgttcactgattgcttctcatacgtgccttgaccaggggcttaagcaaagccagtgaccccttgctcaagccagcatctttgggttcaagccagcgactatggagtcatatctatgatcccatgctcaagccagtgaccccgcactcaagctggatgagcctgcacccaagccggtgatcttggggtttcaaacctgggtcctcagtgtcccaggctgatgctttatccattgcaccactgcctggtcaggtggctcttgcttttcatttctcactcGTTTTTGAACTTCTTCAGTATTGAATAAGTCGGGgccacagagaaaaagaaggttTGGTGGGATTAGAAGGACTGGGTCAGTGGCTGTAACTGTCCTTTCTGTCAGTACCAGCTAAACTCCCTTGGGTCTTCCTCCAAGCGGGCTAGGCCGGGGAGAGGTTTTAAGACACCTACCCTGGCAGGCTCTAGGGATGTGAAATAGACTGGGTCAGAGTTCATTGTATTTAGGTATGTTTGGAAGGGGATAGTGTGGTCAGGAAGAAGATGTAAATCAGTGCCCTTTACTCCTGATACTGGTGTTTGAGGGCAAGGGTGGGTCCTTTCCACTCAGTGCTTAAACTTCCTTAAACTTCTTGGTTCCTGCTTTCCACCCTCATCTTCTCTGACTACTTCTCATTTGTCTGGCTCTACATCTCACCCCTGATTTTCCCTTTGACCTTGCCTTGGCTCTATGCCACTCCATATCCTGATCTTTCCCACCCTTCCTTCAGCTTAcctgtcctctcctttcttttttttaaattttttcttaagtgagaagtggagaggcagagagacagacagactcctgcatgcactctgactgggatctacccggtcAGGCACCctacctggtgatgctctgcccatctggggctgttgctctgttgtcagcaactgagttattttagcacctgaggtgaggccatggagccatcctcagcaccccaggccaacttgctccaaccaagccatggctgcaggagggggacagagagagaaaggaggaggggtagaaaagcagatggtcccttctcctgtgtgccctgaccaggaatcaaacccaagacatacacatccagaccaacactctaccactgagccaactagccagggcctccttattTTCTCCTGCTCTCATTCTTTCTCCTATCTACTTCCCCTTCTGCCTGCTGCTCTCTGAAACCTTCTCTCACCTCCCTATTCCCTCTTACTTGATTATGTCTTTACTTGATTCCATTGCACTTTTTTTACCTCACCATTCTCCCAACAGTACAATGCTTGTACGCTGCATGGTGGAAAAGGCCAGGAACAGCGAGAATTTGCTCTGTCCAACCTCAAGGCTGGGGCCAAGGACATTTTGGTGGCTACAGATGTGGCAGGTCGTGGTATCGACATCCAAGATGTATCTATGGTGGTTAACTATGATATGGCCAAAAACATTGAAGGTAAGTGTGAGGAAAGCCACAGCAGTCTGTGTAAAGGGAGACTCCTTGACTCTTCCCACTTGAAGTTGGGATGCTGTACTGAGGAGGCTGCTACCACCATCTCTCACAGCTTCTTCTAGGATCACTTGTCCCAGTGAGAAGAGCTCCTACTCTGTCTCACATGGTTGTGTCGTCCCAGGATCTGGGATAGCACTCTGTCTTTGGGGTGTgtgaaagaatgaaactgggccCCTCTCAGTCTTCGTGTGGTAGGGTGTCCACATTATTAGCGGTTGTGGGGAGAGCACTGTGGGCACTGCAGGTTCAGGCAGCATGAACTCTATTTACTGCCTGTGGAGGTATGGGGAGGATGATGCCTTTAAGAGAAGTAGAGGATTCAGACACTGCTCACCAGGGCTTCTCTCCTGGTGCCCTGacattcctcctcccctcctcagaTTACATCCATCGCATCGGCCGCACAGGGCGAGCAGGCAAGAGTGGTGTGGCCATCACCTTCCTCACCAAAGAGGACTCTGCTGTGTTCTATGAGCTGAAGCAGGCCATCCTGGAGAGCCCGGTGTCCTCCTGCCCCCCAGAGCTAGCTAACCACCCAGATGCCCAGCACAAGCCAGGCACTATCCTCACCAAGAAGCGCCGGGAAGAAACCATCTTTGCCTGAAACAGCACTCCTCCCACAGGTTTGAGGGCAGGCTCCGAAGCCTGTTCTTCAGGACCCTCACATCTCACTTTCCAGGGCCTCAGTCTTATGGGGGCTTAGGAAACAATCAGACTCCTTGGCCTGGATGTTCAGCTTTGAAGGCCTGAGTGTGGGGCTGCAAAACGAGATGCAGAAGCTGCTGCAGGGGGCAGAGAGAACAAATCACCGCAGATTTGGGCCCAGCTCTCCCCTCTGGCGGGCTCTGGGTCTGCATTGGGTCATCGGCTCTTGCCAGTATTGGGGGCAGCCAATTGGCATTGCCTCCCAGACTGAATAGAAAGAAACCTTGCTGCCAGGAGGGGACATCTTCCGTCTTCGGCACAGACTTGACTGTGAGCTGAGCTGCAGCAATACTGTTGTCCTAGATGGCCGGGGATCTGGTACTGTGAGGATTATGGACCTTGGACTCTCATTTTGATAGCATTCGCCCTTttggaatataaaacaaagcctgaccaggcggtggcgcagtgaatagagcgtcggatgGGGATGCGGCGGAATATAAAACAAGTCAAGAGCCTCATTTAGAGCTGTGCACAACCCCTGTGCCAAGGGGTGCCGTGTATCTGGGCATTCCTCACCCAGGGAACTGTTTTGTAGATATGGGACAGGGTGAGCTGGCTGTGTCCATTTTGAAGTCACCGAGTgaaatttgaaatttgttttctattctCTGAAAAGATGAGTGTGTATGTTCTGAGAATAAATTCATGAATATTAAGATGGTCTAGTTCTAGCTAAAGTCATCTCCCGGGTGCTCACTGGTACCTCAGGTTTTCAGCTGATGGGCTAAGACTGCTGGAGGCACTTGAGGGAGGTGGAAAAGCCATTGACAGCAGTATCCTGATGCATCTTTCCTCCTCTGACCTCACTTGTAGCACTGGCCTGGAGACCCCTGCAGGAGctttgcagggggtggggggaaaagaAAGCACTTGTGAAACTGGCAGGTGAGGCACAATCAGGACCACCCTCATGATGCTGTGTGCCTGACACCCAGGATTCTGTCCTGTTGCTCACGGCTCCACAGTTGCTGAGCCCATGGttctgggggaggggaaagcagAGGTGGGCACCAGGAGCATCAAGGAGTAATGAGCTGGGCCCAGCTGAgttaggtggtggtggtggtggtgcagggcctgggtcccccacccccactaccACTCTTCCATGTTCTTGCTTACCCCTAAAAGTATTAGGCAAATACATGGAGTTCATGTTGCAACTATGAGGGCCTGAAGCAGGGGCAGTGTAAGGCTATGATTAAgcctcttccccacctcccagaacAAGTCCTTTCTGTGTGCTGAATGTTTCATTGCCTCCTGGGCATGAGAGGGTACTTGTGGGGGTGCCTGGGAATACGGTTTCTTCCCCAgctctccttttcccctttccaTGCAGTGGGTCCTCTGTGAGATAAAGGAGGCGGGATACTTCTTGCTTTTTCCAGACTCAGGTCACACAGTGAGGAACCAGCCACCTGAGCCAGCAGACAGAACAAGAGCCTGAGGGACTGTGTATGGTGTTTATTAGTGATGACAGGTGGGACAGGGTCTTGTGGAGCATGCTCTGTAGGTCACACACTAGAGCCATAAGGCAAGGGTAACCATGTAGACAGGACCTctcagcactgtccactgtgTCTTGTCACTCCCCATCTAACCCTAACATAACAAGCAGCAGCTATGGATGAGGGAATAAAGTCAGGGGCCCATATGCCCCAGGAGGCATGAGGGCCAAGAACAGAAATGACAGGATGCAGGAGCAAAAGATGAGGGGGCAAGGAAGCCCCCAAAGCTGTTCCATATGGTCTCTGCTACATATGCCCTCCCTTCCCGAACCCCCAACTCAGGTTGGCTCCGGTCTACCATTGGCTTGATCATGCTCCTGGTCCTTGGAACTGTCAGAGATGTCAGGAAAATTCCTGGCAGGGTAAGGAGAGCCCTTCCTTTCCAGAGCTTCAGCCGTGAGGCCTCTGGCCCCAGCCTcgccagcctgcagctccagcctTGTGTGGCTGCCCCATGCAGCTGATGGATGGGAGTGCTGCCCTGCCGGGCTTTGATTGTCCCTTTCTAGTGTGTGGCAGTGAGGTGAGTGGAGGTCCTCAGACCCCAAAGCACAACCCTGAGTCCCTTGACTGTGGCTTATGTCTGCTCAGAGGCCTTGTTTCTTCCTCATGCCATGTTGCCCACAACCAACTTCTTGTCACTTTGAGGGGGGTATCCCTTCCCTGAGTCTGGTGGGAAGGTCCCTGCTAAGGGGATCTTGGCCTGAGGGCACTGCCCAGTGGGGCAGCTTCTTGTGCAGGAGAGGAAGGTGCCGGGGTGCAGCACACACAGCTAGTACCTGGAATGGGAGCCTATGGGAGTCACTGCCCAGGAGGTAAGGGGGACCCCTGCTTTTCCCAGAACCTTGGGACCACAGGCAGCCCTGGGGCTGGGCAGGAGATTGTGGGGGCTGAGCCTAGTGCCAGCCTAATGCCAGTCTAATGCCAACCTGCCTGGAGTGGGTGCCCCAGCCAGCTGTGCCTGTGCCTGCCAGGGAAGGGCAGCAGGAGGCGGTCAGTAGCTATCCTTGGGCCAGGGCCGGTTGCGCTGCCAGTTCCGGTCATTGTGGTTGTGCTCCGAGTCCTGGGAGAGGAGTCGGTCTTGGGGGTCGTGCCCATTAGCACTAGGCAGCCCAGAGGTGTGTTGGCGATGAGGCTGATACAGGTCCTGGTAGGTATCTGCATAGTCCTCCTCCAGGTGGCGGGAGCTACGCTGTGAGGATCCTGTCCAGGCTTGGCGGGAGCTCTCGCTGGCCTCATCTGAGGGCATCAAGCTGTCCCGCTCCAGAGGTGAGTGCTCCTCGCCACGCTCCCCCAGCAGCTGCTGGTTCTGGGGGTAACACAACACATAGCTCGAAGGGAAGCAGTACAAACCtcacctccacctccctcccacaTCTAGTAGGATGGAGGATTCTTCCCCTTCAACTCTCAGATCCTGTAGAGGAAACAGTGCAAGGAAGGGTAAGATACTGGCGTAGTCTCCCTCTTCAGATATGGAAAACTAGAGCTGTTGATTCCTGCAAAATTCAAGTTCTGCCTTTAAAACAGACCAGAGAAAGGTTTGAAAGTGTGTTCCTTTTGAGCCCTAGAAAAGTAACCTCTGATTACCCATCTTATTGATTTATTCCTTCTCATCGGGAAGTTTCTTCACCCATTTGCCCTCGGTATAGCAGAGCTGAGCTCCCTTATCCTTTGGCCTTAAAACTGGAGGCCAAGGACAAGCcactgggtggggagggggcattgCTTTGGCTGGCTTAGTATCAGTGCCCACTGGATATGATTACCTGAAGTCCGGGGATGGCACTGGGAGGACCCAGAAgtccagggctgggggctgggtggtgGGTGGCCCGCCAGTAGACCTCCAGGTACTCAGCCAAGTGCTCACAGGCATCCTCCAACTGGTTCTCATCCAGAATCACATCAAATGACTCCTGGGGAGGGACGGGAAAGGGGGATGTTGTCCTCCTCTAAACAGCAGCCCCCCACCCATCCTCATTATGCCCCTAGCCCCAGGAAAGCAAGAGTGGGCATAGGAGTAGCTCCCCCAGGCACTCACCGGTGGGCACTGTACCAGCTTATCATATGCCA from Saccopteryx leptura isolate mSacLep1 chromosome 2, mSacLep1_pri_phased_curated, whole genome shotgun sequence carries:
- the DDX23 gene encoding probable ATP-dependent RNA helicase DDX23; translated protein: MAGELADKKDRDVSPSKEERKRSRTPDRERDRDRDRKSSPSKDRKRHRSRDRRRGGSRSRSRSRSKSTERERRHREREKERDRNKKDRDRDKDGHRRDKDRKRSSLSPGRGKDFKSRKDRDSKKDEEDEHGDKKPKAQPLSLEELLAKKKAEEEAEAKPKFLSKAEREAEALKRRQQEVEERQKMLEEERKKRKQFQDLGRKMLEDPQERERRERRERMERETNGNEDEEGRQKIREEKDKSKELHAIKERYLGGIKKRRRTRHLNDRKFVFEWDASEDTSIDYNPLYKERHQVQLLGRGFIAGIDLKQQKREQSRFYGDLMEKRRTLEEKEQEEARLRKLRKKEAKQRWDDRHWSQKKLDEMTDRDWRIFREDYSITTKGGKIPNPIRSWKDSSLPPHILEVIDKCGYKEPTPIQRQAIPIGLQNRDIIGVAETGSGKTAAFLIPLLVWITTLPKIDRIEESDQGPYAIILAPTRELAQQIEEETIKFGKPLGIRTVAVIGGISREDQGFRLRMGCEIVIATPGRLIDVLENRYLVLSRCTYVVLDEADRMIDMGFEPDVQKILEHMPVSNQKPDTDEAEDPEKMLANFESGKHKYRQTVMFTATMPPAVERLARSYLRRPAVVYIGSAGKPHERVEQKVFLMSESEKRKKLLAILEQGFDPPIIIFVNQKKGCDVLAKSLEKMGYNACTLHGGKGQEQREFALSNLKAGAKDILVATDVAGRGIDIQDVSMVVNYDMAKNIEDYIHRIGRTGRAGKSGVAITFLTKEDSAVFYELKQAILESPVSSCPPELANHPDAQHKPGTILTKKRREETIFA